The window GGCTTCGGTGGTGTCGGTCGTATCCGGCATCTCTGTGTACTTGTCAACCCATGATTGGGACATATCGACAACATCAGCAACCTCGTATGTGGAGAGTCCTTTTTCTCGTGCCCGTTGTGCATCTGATACTTTTTGCTCGTGTTCTACTTCTTCAGGGTCTTTTGTGGTCTCATCTTCAATATTGACAAGTTCGTTTGCATTGAACTCATCAGATGATAGTAGTGCATCTTTTTTCTTTGTGATTGCCTGAAAATACGGGTCATCTAATGCGTCGAGATTCGGAAAGGCAACCCGTTGCACATCGTTGTATGATTCGGTTCGCACATCGCCTCTATCAAATGTTGATGTGACTTTGTACGGTCTGAAGTATCCTATCGGTCTCTCAAGACACCACAGACGATAATCAGCACTTCGGCGTAACCGCTTATCGGCATCACTCCAGTGGGGCAATGTGCAGATCGTAACAATCCGTTTCTTGCGCATCAATTGCCAACTTCTGCCTAAGTTCACATTCTCATTACTCATCGAGCGTCGTGCATCGCCGGCACCGGCACCCGCGAGTTCATCGAGAACAATTACACTCGGTTGCTCCTTGCTAGGATGTTCCCGCCATCTCTCCAAATACTGTTCCCCACTCAGGGTGAAGTCTCTCGGTGACAATTGATAGTCAAATGCCTTAGAGACCGCCAAAGCGGTGGAGACGGCGGCTGTCGTTTTCCCGACGCCGGTGGCTGAGTTCTCTGAGTCGCAGATAATACGAGCACCACCAGATCGGGGACCGAAAACCCCGTGCATCAAATCATCCCAAAAGTCGGTGTCTCTCAGATGCATTATTAGATTAAATCTGAGTAATCAAACTCAGCAATCTCGCTGGTATCATCGGAGAGACCGACATCAAGCCCGATTTCTAGGAGCACATCATTTGCGATTTTAAACCCACTATCAAGCACATCGACCGGCAGTGCTGAGAGTTCTGTTTCACCCAGTGGGTCGCCAGTGTGAGACGGTCGGTCAAATGGTGAATCCTCCCACTCCATCGCTATGCCGTCTCTATTTGTTGGCTTGCGAATGTCGTTGTACTCATGCCACTCGCGAGCGACAACAATATCTTGTTGAATTAACTGGACAAGTCCGGTAATCTCAATTTGTCGTCGGGGCAATATCTCAG is drawn from Haloquadratum walsbyi C23 and contains these coding sequences:
- a CDS encoding ATP-binding protein, which encodes MHLRDTDFWDDLMHGVFGPRSGGARIICDSENSATGVGKTTAAVSTALAVSKAFDYQLSPRDFTLSGEQYLERWREHPSKEQPSVIVLDELAGAGAGDARRSMSNENVNLGRSWQLMRKKRIVTICTLPHWSDADKRLRRSADYRLWCLERPIGYFRPYKVTSTFDRGDVRTESYNDVQRVAFPNLDALDDPYFQAITKKKDALLSSDEFNANELVNIEDETTKDPEEVEHEQKVSDAQRAREKGLSTYEVADVVDMSQSWVDKYTEMPDTTDTTEATADD